From Bradyrhizobium sp. AZCC 1610:
TGCAAGTTCGCGCAACGTGGGATTCGAAGACACCGCCGCCGCGTCCGAGGCCCAGGACGCGAGGATCGCGCGCTTTTCGCTCAGCGAAAGCGTCGCGTCGGCGACCACGTCGCGCGGGTGGTCGAACACGCTCGCCGGATGCAGCACCGCATTCAGATCAAACACATTGTCTGACTGGTCGATCACTGTTTTGTTCTCCCCAAAGGTGGAAAACGCTTCCCGCCCGCAATGTTCGGGCCGGAGCCTTTTGGTCCTTCGCGAGGCGCGACGGGCTTAAGCCGCCTTCGCCTCCAGCGGTGGCAGCAAAAAAAATTAGAAAACCGCGATTTGGTTTCAAGGGCCTCAAAAAAATTTTGGCCTTCCTCCCGGCTCGTCTCCGTTTACGTTTTTGCACTGCACGAACGATGTGCCATGATGGACGGCCTCATCGGGAGGAGCTGCCGTGGCGCACAGCGAGATCGACGCCATCCGCGCGTTGCTGGGCTCGAAGCCGCGGCCGGTCGGCTGGTCGGAGCGGCGGCAACGCCTCGACGAGGTCGGGTCAACCTGGCCGGTGGCACCGGACGTTCAATGCGAGGTCGTCGATTGCGACGGCGTTGCCGGTGAGTGGTCGATCGTACCGGCTAGCGGGAAATCGCGTGTGCTGCTGTATTTCCACGGCGGCGGTTACTGCTCCGGCTCGATTGTCAGTCACCGTCGCCTGGTGACGGAAGCCGGGCGCGACGCGGGTACGCGTACGCTCGCGATCGATTACCGTCGGGCGCCCGAGCACCCCTACCCCGCCGCCCATGAAGACGCGCTCACGGCATGGCGCTTCCTGCGCAACCAAGGCATCCCGGCGGCGAGTATCGCGATCGGTGGCGACAGCGCCGGCGGCAACCTGACACTCGGGCTGATCAACCGTTTGCGCGCGGCGGGAGAGCCGCTGCCCGCCTGCGCCTGGCTGATTTCGCCGTGGACCGATCTCACCATGTCAGGCAGCACGCTCGCGACCAAGGACGCCATCGATCCGCTGATTCACAAAGCCTATCTCGCTGAACTTGCGGATGCCTATGTGCCGCCATCCATCGATCGTCGCGATCCGCTGATCTCGCCGCTGTTTGCCGATCTCACGGGCTTTCCGCCGGTCTTGATTCAGGTCGGATCGGCCGAGACATTGCTCGCGGATGCAACGCGGTTTGCCGAGGCCGCAGGGGCGGCCGATGTCGATGTGACGCTGCAAATCTGGCCGCACATGATTCATGCATGGCCGGTCTGGAATGCAAATCTCCAAGACGGCCGGCGCGCGCTCGCCTACGCCGGTCAGTTCATCCGGACGCATATCCGTTAGCCCCAGGGCCCTTCCTGCAGCCCAAAACCCTGATCTTGCGGGGTTTTTGCCCGAAATCCCCCCGCGAGCCCGGCAAATCCCGGGTTTTAGCGCCGCCGCGCCTGTGGTATTCGGGAACATTGAATCACGTCGGGATTTGGAGTCGCATGATCGAACTCGCCCCCCGGAGTGCCAGCCCCATCGTGCGTTTCGGCGGACAGCCGATTGCGATCGCCGCTGCGGCCCTCGTCATTGTTGTGCTTGGCGTAAGCTCTATCGCCCTGTGGCGCGCCTATACCGGCAACGCGCCCGAGACCGATCGCGCGGTC
This genomic window contains:
- a CDS encoding alpha/beta hydrolase, translated to MAHSEIDAIRALLGSKPRPVGWSERRQRLDEVGSTWPVAPDVQCEVVDCDGVAGEWSIVPASGKSRVLLYFHGGGYCSGSIVSHRRLVTEAGRDAGTRTLAIDYRRAPEHPYPAAHEDALTAWRFLRNQGIPAASIAIGGDSAGGNLTLGLINRLRAAGEPLPACAWLISPWTDLTMSGSTLATKDAIDPLIHKAYLAELADAYVPPSIDRRDPLISPLFADLTGFPPVLIQVGSAETLLADATRFAEAAGAADVDVTLQIWPHMIHAWPVWNANLQDGRRALAYAGQFIRTHIR